Proteins from a single region of Microbacterium sp. zg-Y818:
- a CDS encoding DivIVA domain-containing protein — translation MTLSDAGTDAASDTATDPAEPQAAPPFPETRGREKGYDKAAVDAFLEQARKAFEADAADAALTSGDVRRAGFPLVRHGYVIAAVDAALGRIEDAFAARERERALSRAGARAWVGRSRDLGQEILDRLSRPPGHRFARVGPLRYGYRIDEVDIVADKLASYLESGEPLTVEQVRTVAFRMQRGGYREAQVDAVLDAVVEVMLAIG, via the coding sequence ATGACGCTCTCCGACGCCGGCACAGACGCCGCCAGCGACACCGCCACCGACCCCGCGGAGCCTCAGGCGGCCCCGCCCTTCCCCGAGACCCGCGGACGCGAAAAGGGCTACGACAAGGCCGCCGTCGATGCGTTCCTCGAACAGGCGCGCAAGGCCTTCGAGGCGGATGCCGCCGACGCGGCGCTCACCAGCGGCGATGTGCGCCGGGCGGGTTTCCCGCTCGTTCGTCACGGCTACGTCATCGCTGCCGTCGACGCGGCCCTGGGACGCATCGAAGACGCCTTCGCTGCGCGGGAACGTGAGCGGGCGCTCTCGCGCGCCGGCGCGCGAGCATGGGTGGGGCGCTCGCGCGACCTGGGCCAGGAGATCCTCGACCGGCTGTCCCGCCCGCCCGGGCACCGGTTCGCCCGCGTGGGACCGCTTCGTTACGGCTACCGCATCGATGAGGTCGACATCGTCGCCGACAAGCTGGCGTCGTACCTCGAATCGGGGGAGCCGCTGACTGTGGAGCAGGTGCGCACGGTCGCGTTCCGCATGCAGCGCGGCGGCTACCGCGAGGCTCAGGTCGACGCGGTGCTGGACGCCGTGGTCGAAGTCATGCTCGCGATCGGCTGA
- a CDS encoding lytic transglycosylase domain-containing protein has translation MTSGDAMTPSDPGRTAVLASGGTRRAARAAQSARWSRRRGVLSVFACLAVAGFVGAYVGPMGGALSQAVAKDGETVSLYAESIGDAQAFAGGRGEATPEPVTFERSGYSVYVTPKPTPTPEPPAATGSSASSSSRAAPLFYTGGGSAAEWMAAAGIPQSDWGYVDHIVGRESGWNPNATNRSSGACGLVQAYPCSKVPGNGYDPVDNLRWGNGYAVGRYGSWAAAYDFWNSNHWW, from the coding sequence GTGACTTCCGGCGACGCGATGACCCCTTCGGATCCCGGGCGGACCGCCGTCCTGGCCTCAGGAGGCACCCGCCGGGCGGCGCGGGCCGCCCAGTCGGCGCGATGGTCCCGCCGCCGCGGTGTGCTGAGCGTGTTCGCCTGCCTGGCCGTCGCCGGATTCGTCGGTGCCTACGTCGGCCCGATGGGCGGGGCCCTGTCCCAGGCGGTCGCCAAGGACGGCGAAACGGTGTCGCTGTACGCCGAGTCGATCGGCGACGCCCAGGCCTTCGCCGGGGGACGGGGCGAGGCGACACCCGAGCCGGTCACCTTCGAGCGCAGCGGCTACAGCGTCTACGTCACCCCCAAGCCGACGCCGACGCCCGAACCGCCCGCAGCGACGGGCTCGTCGGCATCGTCGTCATCACGTGCGGCGCCGCTTTTCTACACCGGAGGCGGCAGCGCCGCCGAGTGGATGGCGGCTGCGGGAATCCCGCAGAGCGACTGGGGATACGTCGACCACATCGTCGGCCGCGAGAGCGGATGGAACCCCAACGCGACGAACCGGTCCTCGGGTGCGTGCGGACTGGTGCAGGCGTACCCGTGCAGCAAGGTGCCGGGCAACGGCTACGACCCCGTGGACAACCTGAGGTGGGGCAACGGCTACGCAGTCGGCCGCTACGGCAGCTGGGCCGCGGCGTACGACTTCTGGAACAGCAACCACTGGTGGTGA
- a CDS encoding alpha/beta hydrolase: MEIRGPVQLPARREDIELHTADGLTLVGELATPLGHDPVATLVTLHPLPTAGGFMDSHILRKAAGRLPALADLAVLRFNTRGTTSPRGTSEGEFDGGRAEALDVAAAMAFVRERSLPRPWLVGWSFGTELALKHGRDHDDFEGLILLSPPLHRTTADEVAAWAEDGRPVVVIVPEFDDYLRPAEAAERFASIPQAVLVPVEGGRHLWVGETQTRRVLNEIVGVVNPAAVPLPTEWPDSAD; the protein is encoded by the coding sequence ATGGAAATCCGAGGTCCGGTGCAGCTTCCCGCGCGCCGTGAAGACATCGAACTGCACACCGCCGACGGACTCACCCTCGTCGGTGAGCTCGCGACGCCTCTCGGCCACGACCCGGTCGCGACGCTGGTGACGCTGCATCCGCTGCCCACCGCCGGCGGTTTCATGGACTCCCACATCCTGCGCAAGGCCGCCGGCCGGCTGCCGGCCCTCGCCGACCTCGCTGTGCTGCGCTTCAACACCCGCGGCACCACGTCGCCGCGGGGTACCAGCGAAGGCGAGTTCGACGGCGGCAGGGCTGAAGCCCTCGATGTCGCCGCTGCCATGGCTTTCGTGCGGGAGCGAAGCCTTCCCCGGCCGTGGCTGGTCGGATGGTCGTTCGGGACGGAACTCGCGCTGAAGCACGGTCGTGACCACGACGACTTCGAGGGCCTCATCCTGCTGTCCCCACCGCTTCACCGCACCACCGCCGACGAGGTGGCCGCCTGGGCCGAGGATGGTCGCCCGGTGGTCGTGATCGTCCCCGAGTTCGACGACTATCTCCGCCCCGCCGAGGCCGCGGAGCGCTTCGCGTCGATCCCGCAGGCCGTCCTCGTGCCGGTGGAGGGCGGCCGGCACCTGTGGGTGGGCGAGACGCAGACGCGACGGGTGCTGAACGAGATCGTGGGAGTGGTCAACCCCGCGGCCGTGCCGCTGCCCACCGAGTGGCCCGATTCGGCCGACTGA
- a CDS encoding AI-2E family transporter, which yields MKIQYPFRTALIATLGVGVGLLIISGVSTLQTVLLYVGTALFLSLGLDPIISWLERRRFPRWSAVLTTILAVLAAFAGIVLMVVPIIVGQISQLVAQIQKLFRSGALDDPVTGIKDWMHGVFPALDVDVVFGYLEDWYATLDVGEIGTSVGESLLALGGALIAGFTGAFIVLILTIYFTASTPSLKAAVYQLVPASKRERFIDLSEQITKSVGYYVIGQGSLGVINGVLSAIFLSIIGAPFPAVLAVVAFFFSLIPLVGTLTGSAIIVLTCLIPGLGSPSTALVALIYYVIYMQLEAYLLSPRIMNRAVSIPGAVVVIAALAGGSLLGLLGALIAIPVAASILIIYRQVIIPRQNER from the coding sequence GTGAAGATCCAGTACCCGTTCCGCACGGCGTTGATCGCAACGCTCGGTGTCGGGGTCGGCCTCCTGATCATCTCCGGGGTGTCCACCCTGCAGACGGTGCTGCTCTACGTCGGGACGGCCCTGTTCCTGTCGCTGGGCCTGGACCCGATCATCTCGTGGCTGGAGCGGCGCCGGTTCCCCCGCTGGTCGGCCGTGCTCACGACCATCCTCGCTGTGCTCGCCGCCTTCGCCGGCATCGTGCTGATGGTGGTGCCGATCATCGTCGGGCAGATCTCACAGCTGGTAGCCCAGATTCAGAAGCTCTTCCGTTCCGGAGCCCTCGACGACCCGGTGACCGGGATCAAGGACTGGATGCACGGGGTCTTCCCGGCCCTGGACGTCGACGTCGTGTTCGGCTATCTCGAGGACTGGTACGCGACGCTCGACGTCGGCGAGATCGGGACGTCCGTCGGTGAGAGCCTGCTGGCTCTCGGCGGGGCGCTCATCGCGGGCTTCACCGGTGCATTCATCGTGCTGATCCTGACCATCTACTTCACGGCATCGACGCCGTCCCTCAAAGCCGCGGTCTATCAGCTCGTTCCGGCATCCAAGCGTGAGCGCTTCATCGACCTGTCGGAGCAGATCACGAAGTCGGTGGGCTACTACGTCATCGGCCAGGGCAGTCTCGGTGTCATCAACGGCGTGCTGAGCGCGATCTTCCTGTCCATCATCGGCGCCCCCTTCCCGGCGGTGCTCGCCGTCGTCGCGTTCTTCTTCTCGCTGATCCCCCTGGTGGGCACGCTGACGGGATCCGCCATCATCGTGCTGACGTGCCTCATCCCCGGGCTGGGCTCTCCCAGCACCGCGCTCGTGGCGTTGATCTACTACGTCATCTACATGCAGCTCGAGGCCTACCTGCTGTCGCCGCGCATCATGAACCGTGCCGTGTCGATTCCCGGTGCCGTGGTGGTGATCGCGGCGCTGGCCGGTGGCTCACTGCTCGGCCTGCTGGGCGCGCTCATCGCCATCCCCGTCGCCGCGAGCATCCTGATCATCTACCGCCAGGTGATCATTCCCCGGCAGAACGAGCGCTGA